From the genome of Pirellulales bacterium:
CGGATTGTTCGAGAGCACGGCCGCAATGACCGTGACTGGCCTGGGGTCCGCAGTAGTACTGAATCCTGGCGGAGGGCCTTCAAGCCCCGCCGCAAACCTTGTGATTGGCGCCGCGTCCGGCGGCAGCGCCACAGTGAATGTCAACAATGGGGCCGCGCTGACTGTCGGCACTAGCGGCACGACCACATTGAATGTCACCGGGACGCTCAACATCAATGGCGGTAGCGTGGACTTAAAAGCGCTGACCAACACCGGTGGTACTGTCAATCTTGTGACCGGCAGCCTTTCGTACGTCGGCAATCTCACCGTGGGAAGTGGCGGGCTGCTGGGTGCTGATCCAAATATTGCGACAAATCAAAGCGTAACTCTGACGGGAACCACCACGATCGACGCAACACATACCCTGACATTATCTGGTGGTAAGCTCAATACTGGAAGTATGTTGGTCAACGGCGCCTTCAGTTTCGATCAAGGCTCGCTGGGATTTAATTCCACAGGCGGTGGATTCAACGGTTCGTTAGTTAGCAACTCACCCAGCACCACGATCAATGTGAGTGCAAACAATGTTTCGCTGGGCAACGCCAATAGTTTCACCGGGTTCATTCACCAAGGCACGCTCAATGTGGGCGCTAATACCGTCACGCTGAACAGTGCCGGTTACGCAAAACTGGGCGTCCTGACTTCGCTGATCGGCGGCACGATCAACGCGCCTAACGGCGTTAGCTTCGGAAGCGGATCAAACTTTTTGGGGCATGGCGCGGTGCATGCCCAAGTGACCGCTGAATTGGGCTCGGTGATTGAAGCCGACGGAGCCTTGGCGTTAGGCGATCCAACTTCGCCGGCGGGCTTCAATGATGCCGGCCAATTGCGGGTGAAAGAAAACATCATCACGCTCAACAGCAGCGCGCCGGCGACGGTGGGCAATCTCACGGCACTAGGAGGACTCGGCGGCGCAGGCACGATTAATGCTGCCAATGGTCTGGTCGAGAATTTCGGCGGCGCGATCACCGGCTACGGTACGATCAATTCCTCAAACACGCTGGCTAAGCATTCCATCATTAATGGCACTGTGCAAGGTAATTCGGCGTCCCAACCCATAACCCTGTCGGGCTGGATCAAAGGTGCCGGCACATTCAACAACGTAACCTTCAGCGGCACGTACGATCCAGGATTTTCTCCCACTCTGGCAACAGTCGGCAACGTCGGGTTCGCATCGGGTAGCACATTGAACATGGAGCTGGGGGGAACCTCCCGTGGCAGCCAGTACGACGCCATCATTGCCAGCGGACTTCTCAGCCTCGGAGGTACGCTCAATGTTTTACAAATTAACGGATTCACGCCGAATGCGGGAGATCGGTTTGACATTCTCGATTGGGGGACGCTAAACGGAACGTTCACGTCGGTGGAACTTCCCACGCTGAGCGGCACATTGGAATGGAGCACCAACCAGCTTTACGATAGTGGCATTCTCGCAGTGGTCGATAGGAGCCTGTTACTAGGTGATTTCAACCGCGATGGCCACGTCGATGCGACGGATATTCAAGCAATGGAACTGGCCCTTACCAGCTTTAGCACTTATGAATCCACCTTTAGTGTCTCGCCCGTCGAGTTTCCGAGCTTCAGCGACCTCAACGGCGATAGCAAATTCAACAATGCCGATCTGCAAGCGCTGCTGGATCTTCTCAAATCCGGCGGCGGCTCCACC
Proteins encoded in this window:
- a CDS encoding dockerin type I domain-containing protein — protein: MTCHLRRLGMGLIVASAASLVQANSYVWTNSSGGDWNAGLPSGNNWNFSGVPGSADSAAFNLSATYPVTFSTSPAPIQDLTVSTGNVTFMGSPAGGTTLSVTSIGGNQTTTITGTGSSLTLGAADGTGDRAMNLTAGNAVSVQNGGTLKILLGSQVNTGTMLIGSGTLLVDGASTQAIASGFLTNAWGANGGTATVTFSNGAIGTFNNLNAPIDLANDGTSGTTATLNILSGAVLNAGAVNLDAVGGAATSATLNINGNGSIFTQVAPLTVGNATSGIATINVGGAATFGGTLDTGKQFTINKTGTVNIGAKGVLDANGRVLIDGGVLEVDPGNFNLADSQSMIISGGGRASFSAGYMTASNAQYTISGAGSKLETTLSESPVFIQGNAQINVASGGSLSSLGPIGIARAVSDSGTLNVDGAGSSAVANTASVSAWNGVTSNVVFSNGATGSFNGGIDLAMAGNGQSVTVQVQSGAALNVGNLNIAAGLFESTAAMTVTGLGSAVVLNPGGGPSSPAANLVIGAASGGSATVNVNNGAALTVGTSGTTTLNVTGTLNINGGSVDLKALTNTGGTVNLVTGSLSYVGNLTVGSGGLLGADPNIATNQSVTLTGTTTIDATHTLTLSGGKLNTGSMLVNGAFSFDQGSLGFNSTGGGFNGSLVSNSPSTTINVSANNVSLGNANSFTGFIHQGTLNVGANTVTLNSAGYAKLGVLTSLIGGTINAPNGVSFGSGSNFLGHGAVHAQVTAELGSVIEADGALALGDPTSPAGFNDAGQLRVKENIITLNSSAPATVGNLTALGGLGGAGTINAANGLVENFGGAITGYGTINSSNTLAKHSIINGTVQGNSASQPITLSGWIKGAGTFNNVTFSGTYDPGFSPTLATVGNVGFASGSTLNMELGGTSRGSQYDAIIASGLLSLGGTLNVLQINGFTPNAGDRFDILDWGTLNGTFTSVELPTLSGTLEWSTNQLYDSGILAVVDRSLLLGDFNRDGHVDATDIQAMELALTSFSTYESTFSVSPVEFPSFSDLNGDSKFNNADLQALLDLLKSGGGSTDSVPEPVSWILASLAFAAVFCVRLGMNRSQFASMYLNRCELKDEA